One Triticum dicoccoides isolate Atlit2015 ecotype Zavitan chromosome 5B, WEW_v2.0, whole genome shotgun sequence genomic window carries:
- the LOC119305521 gene encoding uncharacterized protein LOC119305521 — translation MAAAEWWCWPLPAWLGSGAAWFVVLNLVVGAIFALSSRAQPQSPLPRRGGSGSGITRRASSAVLQRIRSFNIFSFPSSCFHTAEPSPGATATFRDETEDAATARTRSPSTPRPPQPQAAVEDDDVEDESSMSMDESYALVLAGRQRAPPTEEEAAGSEVDAKAEEFIQGFKEDLRQQRLKSIFNYTQMLKRRVAAGRPAAAP, via the coding sequence ATGGCGGCGGCTGAGTGGTGGTGCTGGCCGCTGCCGGCGTGGCTGGGCTCCGGCGCGGCGTGGTTCGTAGTCCTGAACCTCGTGGTGGGCGCCATCTTCGCCCTGTCGTCCCGTGCGCAGCCGCAGTCGCCCCTGCCGCGCCGCGGCGGGAGCGGCAGCGGGATCACGCGCAGGGCCTCGTCGGCGGTGCTGCAGCGCATCCGCTCCTTCAACATCTTCTCCTTCCCGTCCTCGTGCTTCCACACCGCGGAGCCGAGCCCGGGCGCCACCGCCACCTTCCGCGACGAAACAGAAGACGCGGCGACGGCGAGGACGAGGTCGCCATCGACGCCGCGTCCACCACAACCGCAAGCGGCGGTAGAGGACGACGACGTGGAAGACGAGAGCTCGATGAGCATGGACGAGTCGTACGCGCTCGTCCTAGCGGGGCGGCAGCGGGCGCCGCcgacggaggaggaggcggcggggtccGAGGTGGACGCCAAGGCGGAGGAGTTCATCCAGGGGTTCAAGGAGGACCTCAGGCAGCAGCGCCTCAAATCCATCTTCAACTACACCCAGATGCTCAAGCGCCGCGTTGCCGCCGGCCGGCCGGCTGCCGCTCCGTGA